CACGACGACGAACTTCAGGCTGGCCAGGATGCTCACCTCGCGGATGTAGCCCGCGATGACGCCTGAGATGATCCCCTGTATCGTGACGGCGTGGAAAAACAGCATCGTTAGCTCGTCGATGTCGAGGCCGCCGCCGAATCCGCCGCCGACCCCCGGCGCGCCGCCGCCTCCACCACCGGTGCTGTCGACCAGCGCGGCCATCGTATCGAGGAACTCCACTTTGAGAAGCGCCATCACGCCGAGCAGCGTGACGTACGTCATGATGATGATGACCATCTGCATCCGCGTTCTGGACTTCCGATCGCGTTCGATATCGTCCTGGTTCTCGGAGGCCTGCGCCGCCGTCGAGAGGACCTGGGTGATCTGACTGGAGGCCTCTTGGGCCTTCGAAATGAGTTTGACGGTCCGGGCAAGTCGCGGGATGTGGTATCGGTTGTTGAACTCCCGGAGCGCCGTCCGGAGGCTCGTTCCGTAGTTCACCTTCGCGTACATCATCCGGAACTCGTTCGAGAGTCGTCCTGACGAGGTGTCCGCGACGATCTTCAGCGATTCGAGGATCGTCATCCCGGTGTCGTTGGCGCTCGAGAGCTTCCGGAGGTTGTCCGAGAGGTTGTTGGTGACCCTCCGGCGCGACCGGACGTTCCACTCGTGGAACGCCACGAGCGGGATGAGATTGAGATACAGCGGGAGGTAGACCCACAGAAACGTTCCAAGGATCGGCTCGTCGATCATCCCCTGTACCGAGGTCGGGGCCGCCCCAGCGGTGACCGACACGGTGACGAGCACGAGCGAGGGTGGGAGCGTAATCGCGAGCACCGCCAGGGGGTGATCCCGGAAGAACAGGTGCGGCTGTTTGAGGATCTTGCCCGTGACGTACGTGCCCTCCCGGGACTTGATCCGATCGAAGACCGAGTACCGACCGGCGTACGCCTCGACGAGGCCGAGCGAGAACATGCCGCCGGACCCCTCGGCGGGAGCATCGTCGTCCCCACGGAGGTAGCCATCGCCGACCTCGTCGGCGACGACCGTCGAGACGAGTACCAGAAAGCCGGCTCCGATGAGCGGGATGAGTCCGTAAACCGTACCGTATAGCAGCGTATCCTGTGCCTCACCGAGCATCGACATGATGACGAGGATGATGATGAGAAGCAGCGGGAACAGCGACAGCGTCATGTACATCTCCCCGAAAAGTTCTAGTGTCTCGAGGACGACCTCCTGCTCCTGTTTCGAGGTCCGCATGTGCTTTTCTTTTTGATCCTCCAGGAATCGCTCCATGTCGCCGCCGGAGTTGATGATCGAAAGCATGTCCGTGAGGAACTGGCTCAGCTCATCCGAGGGCGTCTGCATCGCCTGATTCCGGACCGCAGTCCGGTAGTCGGTGTCGAAATACTCGGTCTCGAGGACTATCGACTGGAACTCCTTTGCCACCTCGCCGTAGGTGTCGTCGGCGCGCGCCATCGACTGAAGAATCTCGAGTTGGTTGAGCCCGCCCACCGACAGCGCGTACATGAACGAGACCGAGTCCGAGAGCAGGACGTTGATCTCGCGCTTTCGGGCGTCGGCGTCGAGGTACGGTTTGGCGATCATCCCACCGAACCCCGCTCCGAACCCGATCGAGCCGAAGACGAGCCCGGAGAACACGATCAACAGCGGTAGTTTTAACGAATTGACAATCGAGAGGTACGGCTCCGGAAACGGCAATCCAAGGAGGACGGGCGGCTCGGTGATGACAAGCGTGACGAGTAGCCACCCGAGAAGCGTCCCGAGGAGCCACAGAACGCCGCCCGCGATGAGCCCGATCGCGAGCGATTTCGAGAGATACAACTCGACGGTCTGAGCGATCCGTGCCTCCGCGAGCTTCCGTTCGAGGTTGCCGACGAAGTCGCTCCCGTCGTCGAAGAGTCGCCGGGTGAGCGGGTAACACACGTCGGCGAGGACGTCCATCCACCTCGATCGCGGTGCGGATTCGACGCTCATGGGTCGGTGTCGTCGTCCCCACCAGAGCGGAGATCATCGAGGTTAGGGATGTCCGATCCGTCGGCGGACTCCGATCCAGCGCCGAACGGTGAACCCGGATTGGAGGTAGTGTCCGACCCCGCGTCGACGTCCGACTCGGCGCCGAATCCCGAATCGAGATCGAACTCCGTCCGCAGATCCGATTCCGCGCCGGACTCGAAGCCGTCGTCGGCCGATTCCGATCTGTCGTCGCCGAACCCGCCCACCTCGATGTCGTCAACAGCGTCGATGTCGAGTGCATCGACGATGTCGACCCCGGGCTCGGGGCCGCGATACTCCTCGAGGACCGGATCGGCTCTTTCGAGGATCCTCTTCGTTTCCTCGAGCATCTCCTCGCTCGCGTCCGGTCGCGGGACCATCGCCTCCTTGTCAGGGTCGATGTCGATCTCGACGGACTCCATCTCGCGGAGGTCCTCGAGGGAGCGCTCCAGGTCGTCGGTTGCGATGAGCGTCAGGATTGTCTCGGGGTCGTTGAGGAACGCCTGCAGGGTCGCCGCGACCTGCGTGTACGTGTTTAGTCCCTCGTGAATGAGGTACGCGAGGACGATCTCGCGGACGAGCAGTTCGCTCTCGAGTCGATCGTAGCGCCACCCGCGATCGAAGGCGATCCCGTCGAGGGTGTTTGATTGGCCCATCTTGAGGTACTCGTCCGTCTCCGCCTGCCACTGGTAGACATCCTGGACGTTGATCTCGTCGTTTTCGGGATCGTAGTGGTTGATCTCGGTGAGCGATTTGTTCCGCCTGACCTTATTGTCCTGCACGCGGGTTTGCGTCTGGATCGACACGAGATCCAGCGCGGTGAACATCGTCTTCGAGACGTTGATCGGCTCGGTGGTGAACCGCTTTATCACTTCGCCGACGGAGTCAGCGTGGAACGTCGTCAGCGTGGTGTGGCCGGTGGACATGACCTGAAACAGCGTTCGACCCTCATCGCCCCGGATCTCGCCCATGACGATGTACTCGGGGCGCTGTCGGAGCGCGGCTTCGAGGAGGTCGAACTCGTCGACGTCGCCCTTGTCGTCGTCGCTGAACGACGGGCGGGTGACGCTCGCGATCCAGTTTCGCTGCGGGAGTTCGACCTCGCGGGTGTCCTCGATCGAGACGATCTTCGCCTTGCTCGGGATGAAAAGCGACACCGCGTTCAGCGAGGTGGTCTTCCCGGACGCCGTCCCGCCGGCGAAGACGACCGACTTCTGGTTTTCGATGCAGAGCCAGAGGAAGGCCATCTCGTCGAGCGAGAAGGTGTTCCAGTTGATCAGGTCGATCGGCGTGAACGGGACGTCCTTGAACTGCCGGATCGTGTAGTTGGTTCCGTGGTCTGAGACCTCGCGGCCGAGCGTGAGCTGGGCCCGCGAGCCGTCCGGCAGCGTCGCGTCGACCTGCGGGCTCCGCTTCGAGATCCCTTTTCCGGACCGCTGAGCGAGTTTGACGACGAACTCGTCGAGTTCATCTTCGCCGTGATAGACGTTCGAGATGATCTGTTCGTACTCGGAGTGGTAGACGAACACCGGGGAGTTGTATCCGTCACAGGAGATGTCCTCGACGTTGATGTCGTGTTTGATGCCGTCGATCCGCTCGAAGCCGACGAAATCACGTTTGAGATAGTAAGAGAGCTTCTCGATCTGGTGCTCCGTGAGCGTTGGGGAATCCTCCTCCATGAGCGCGGGCTCGGGACGGACCGAAATACCCTGTAGCTCCTGTGGCCCGTCCTCGGCGTCCTCCTCCTCGCAGCCGAATCCGACGAGGTCGCGGGCCGAATCGAGCAGGCCGCCGGAGTCCGGACGAGCTTCCTCGGCGTACAGTCCATACCGTTCGAGGAGCGTGTGCGTCTCGGTCTCGATCACCTCGGCTCTAGCGTCAGAATCGCCCTGAACGACGACGTCGTCGTCGGAGTACTTAATCGCGGTCTTGAGCTTCCCGACGAGGAACTCCCGCAGCTCGGACTCGATGTCGGTGAGATACGGGTCGACGAGGTAGTACTTCTTCTCGTTCTCCTTTTCGGAGTGAAAGATGACCACGAACGCGTACGGCTTGTGAACCCAGTACCGGTCGACCTCGCGGAAGTGTCCCTTTTTTTCGCTCGGGACGGCTTTCTCCAGATCGTACCGGGTGACGACGGTGGTGGTCCCGTCGGCGTTCGAAAAAAACTCGTCCTCGTCGAGATCGGGGTCGACACGGACGGTGCGTTCGTCTTCGATCTCTGCGAGCAGTTCGGACGCAGTTGCGCCGCTCCCGAGTCGTGGTTCCGTCTCGGCCGGGTCGAACCCGAGATACGGTTCGGGGTCGAAGGGTACCACCTCGGATGGCTTTCCCTCCTCGGGCGGATTCCCCTCCTCGTCGTAGTAGTACTCGCGCTTGAACGCCTCCCAGCCGTAGCGGCCGACGGTGACAGGTGGCAGGAGATCGTCCTCGTCTTCGGTATCCGTGTCGTCCTCGGCGTCGTCTTCGGTGTCGGAGTCAGAGTGGGACTGTATATCGGTATCGGGGTCGATCGCAGCGGAATCGGCGTCGGTGTTTTCGTCAGTATCTTCGTCAACGTCTTGGTCGATGCCCGCAGCGGCGTCCGCGTCGGGGTCGTCGGAGACAGTCGAAGACGTCCCCTCCTCGGTCGATTCGGACGCCGGTCCCTCGCCGGTTTCGGGGAGCGAGTTCCCGTCGGCTCCCTCGTCCGAATCGTTAGTCGCCATTATGCTCGTTGTTCACCGTCTCGTTGAAAAAGGGTTGACTCGGAATCGATACGTGAGTCGTTCAAAAGGCGGTGTTTTACTCGACTTCGACGCTACGAAACGAAGCGTTCGAGGCGATCCATCGCCTCTTTGAGATCACTGAGGCCGGTCGCATAGGAGGCCCGGAGGTGACCATCAGCGCCGACGCCGAAGGCGTTACCGGGCACCATCGCGACGGACTCGGCTTCGAGGAGATCCTCGGCGAACTGCTCGGCGTCGTCGCCCGGGCACTCCGGGAAGACGTAGAACGCGCCGGTCGCCTCGAAGCAGTCGATCCCCATCTCCGAAAAGCGCGAGAGCACGAACCGGCGACGGCGGTCGTACTGGGTCCGCATATCGACGACGTCCTCCCGACAGTTGCGAAGCGCCTCGATGCCGGCGTGTTGGGCCGTCGTCGGGGCCGAGAGCATCGTGTACTGATGGACCCGGTTCATCGCGGCGATGGCGTGCTCGGGCCCCAGCGCATAGCCGAGTCGGAGCCCGGTCATCGCGTGGGACTTCGAAAAGCCGTTGAACACGACCGTTCGCTCGCGCATCCCGTCGAACTCGGCGATCGAGACGTGGTCGCCCTCGTAGGTGAGGTCCGCGTAGATCTCGTCGGCGAGGACCGCGACGTCGTGTTCGAGACAGAAGTCGGCGACTGCGGCGAGTTCCTCGCGGTTCATCGTCGCCCCCGTCGGATTGTTCGGATAGCAGTAGACGAGCAGGTCGGCCACCTCCGCGCCGGCCGCCGAGAGAACCTCCGGGGTGAGTTTGAACTCGTCCTCGACGCGTGTGGGGACGTCGAGCACCTCGCCGCCCGAGAACGTGACACCGGGGACGTACGAGACGTACGACGGCTGCGCGACGGCGACGGTGTCGCCGGGATCGACCAGCGCGCGGAACGCGAGGTCGATCGCCTCGCTCGCACCGGCGGTGACCAGGATCTCGGTGTCCGGGTCGTACTCGAGGTTCCACCGTCGCACGTCCGACGCGATCTCCTCGCGGAGTTCGCGCTTGCCTCGATTGGCGGTGTAGGACGTTTGCCCGCGTTCGAGCGAGGTGATCGCGGCCTCGCGAGCGGACCACGGCGTGGAGAAGTCCGGCTCGCCGACCCCCAACGAGATGACGTCGTCCATCTCCTCTGCGAGTTCGAAAAAGCGGCGGATCCCCGACGGCGGCACGTCCACGACCCGCTCGGACGGCGTCAGGCTCATGGCGTGACCGAGAGACGATCGTCGTCGTCCCCGTCGTCGAAACGATGACCGCTCTGTTTGTACGTCTCCATGATGTAGTGGGTGACCGTCTGGGTGATCTCCGGCAGCGGGGCGACCTTGTCGCTGATGAACCGGGACACCTCGCGCATGTTCTCACCCTCGACTTCGAGGGCGAAATCGTAGTCGCCGGAGACGAGCCGGAGCCCCTGCACTTCGCGGAACCCGGCGACGCGTTCGGCGACATCGCGGTAGCTGGTCTCGCGATCCAACGTGACGTTGAGTTCGACGTGCGCCTGCACGCGGTCGTCGCTGACCGCGTCCCAATCGACGACTGCCGTGTACCCCTGGATGATACCGTCTGCTTCGAGCTCCGCGATCGTCTCCTCGACTGTTGCCTCCGAGAGATCGGTGAGTCGAGCGAGATCTGACGTCTCGTATCGGGCGTTCTCACACAGAAGCTCCAACAGTTCGTCGGCGTGCTCCATACAGAATACGAACGCAGCGCCAACTAAAACGTTGCGAGCCACCGTGGGGTAGTCGAGGCCCGAACACGCGGCAGTATTAATATAATGATCTATAATACAGTTTGAAATATAATGTCATTGGTTGATATATTATCTCTCGATACTATTATAATCTCCACGATCGTCAGTGTGGATATGAAACAGCACGCGTTGCAGACCGCGATGGCACTGTACGAAGGCGAGACACTGGATCTGCAGACGGCGGCCAGCCAAGCTGGCGTCACCCCCGATCGTCTTCGCCGTGCCGTCCGTCGCGCCGGGGGCACGGTCGTGCCCACCAGAACATCCGTCGAACGGGTGTCCGTTACTGCCCACTAGATCGGATCGACCTGGCCCCGACACGGAGATCCGAAGCGATTTGTCCGGCCGTTTCGAACGACCGTCGTGACACGCCGACCGGTCCAGTTCGTCATCGGGCTCGTCGCCGGCTCTCACGTCGTTAACCACGCGTACATGCTGCTTTTCGCGCCGGCCTTTCCCCTCCTGCGCGCCGAGTTCGGCGTCTCGCTCGCCGCGGTGGGCCTCTCACTCGGGGTGGTGAACATGGCTGTCACGGCCGGCCAGCTCCCGCTCGGGTACGTCTCCGATACGTACAGCCACACGGCCGTTCTCGTCGGCTCGCTCGTTGTCGGTACCGTCGGCTGCGTCCTCGCTGCGATCGCGCCGACCTACGAGTGGCTCATCGCCTCGGCCGTCGTCATCGGTCTCGGCGTCTCGGGTCACCACCCAGCGCACTACCCGCTCATCGCGGCGGCGACCACCGACGAATACCGATCGCGCGCGTACAGTATTCACGGATTCGCCGGTGCGCTCGGACTGGCGCTCCCGTTTGCCGTCGTGTCGGCGGCGGTCGCCATCGGACTCGGGTGGCGAGCGGCGGTCGCGGCGGTCGCGGCGCTGGGCCTCGTATACACTCTCCTGACGGTACTCGCGGTTCGACGAATCCCGCGCTCGATCTCCCACGCGGGGGCGGACGCGCGAGCGGCCGACGAGACCGGATCGTCGGACGAAGAGACGCTCAGCGGTCGGCTCGGAAGCTACGGCCGAACGCTCGTCTCGTCGCCGCTCGTCCTGCTTCTCACCGCGCTGTGGTTCGTCAATAGCGTCTCGATCTGGGGAATCCGAACCTACGCCGCGACGCTGTTGGATCTCGGATACGGCCTCTCGGCCGGCGCTGCCAACACCGTCGTGACCGCGATGCTCGTCATCGGGGCGGTCGTGCTGCTTGGCGGCGGGTACCTCGCCGATCGAGTCGGGCCGATGGCGATGCTGTTCGTCGGGTATAGTGCGCTCGTCGCGCTCACGACGGTGGTCGGGATCGGACGGCTACCCATGTTGGCCGCGGTCGCTGCCGTCTCGCTTCTGGCGGCGACGGTCGATCTCTCCCGCCCAGCACGGGCGACCCTGACCGACATGGCATCGCAGCGGACGGATGTCGGAAAGAACTTCGCGCTCATCACGCTCGGGATCTCGGCCGGTGGCGTGGTCGCCCCGCCGGTGTTCGGCTACGTCATCGAAACGGTCGGCGTCGGTGCCGCGTTCGTCGCGATCGCCGCAGTCGCCGCATCCGCCCTCGGTCTCTCCGTTCCGATCGCGCGGCTCCGCTCGGCGTAACCGTCAGTGGAAACACAAAAGCGGACTGGCTCGATACCCATCGTATGCCCACCGTTCGAAACATCGCGCGCGGCGTCCACTCGTTCACCAGCAACGCCTTTCTCGTCGAGGGCGACAGGACCGTCCTCGTCGACGCCGGGAGCAACTTCGACGCCGTCGATCGGATCGGCGACGCGGTCGACGCGCTCGATGCGATCGTCCTCACGCACACACATCCGGATCACATCGGCAACGTCGAATCGGTCGTCGACGCGTTCGAGGTGGCCGTCTGGGGGTTCGACCCAGACCGCGACCTCGTCGATCACGCGATCGCCGACGGGGACGCCGTGGCGATCGGCGACGACCGCTACGACGTACTCCACACGCCCGGCCACAAGAACGACCACGTCTGTTTGCACTCGCCGGCCGCTGGCACGCTCTTCGCGGGCGATCTGGTGTTCGCCAACGGCGGCTTCGGTCGGACGGATCTGCCGGAGGGCGACCACACCAAACTGATCGAAAGCATCGAGTACCTGCTGTCGGCGGTCGACGGCTCGCTCTCGACGATGTATGTCGGGCACGGTCCCACTGTCGACGCCGACCCGATTCACCACGTCGAACTCGCGCTGCAAGCGGCTCGAATGAGCAACTAAAGGCACAAGTGCCCACACTGCGTTTCTGGGATTGTCGTTGCGGTGGTTCTTCATCGTGATTGACTGTCCGCAAACTGGCAGTTGACTTGGTCTTTGCCTCATCAAAAAGTAAGCCTTCGGACAACCAGACCGACGTTAAACAATCAGGTACCTCCGAGTCCCTACGGAATAGGAGTAACGGGGGCGTGGCACTCCCATCGGCACGTCGGGTCGTAAACGTACGTTCCCAAACCAGCGCATTGCGGTGCGGGCGTGGGAAGCCCCGCCGTCTCCCGCGGGGCGAACGGTGGTCGCCGAGACGCACGCGACGAAGCGGCGGCGCAGCGGAAGATGATACATCCACCCGGATCCACGGGCGTCTCAGGGCGCGAGCGCGTCGAGCGTCCGCCGTCGCTCGTCTTCGTCCATTCCGTCGAAGAACCCGATCTGCACCGCGTCGACTGCGTCGATCGCCTCGAAGCGCTCGATCAGTTCGTTCGCGCGCTCGGGCGTTCCGGCGGCGGCTACCTGATCCAACAGTTCGTCGGGGACCGCGGCGATCGCCTCGGCTTTGTCGCCGTCGAGCCACGTTTCGCGGACGGTCTCCGCCACGTCCTCCCACCCGGCGTCGGCGATCGCCTGCCGGTAGAAGGGTCCGTACAGCGCGATCATGAACGCGACCTGCGACCGGGCGTAGTCACGCGCCGTCTCGCCGTCGTCGAGCGCACAGCATCGGATCGTGTAGGCGACTCGGATGTCGTCGACGCTTCTGTCTCCGAGTTCCGCCCCGCGCTCGAGGTCGTCGAGTCGGTCGATGAAGCCGTCGTAGGGGATGAGTTGGGGGACCCACCCGTCGGCGAATCGCCCCGCCATCTCGGTCGATTTCGGGCCGAGGGCAGCGACGTCGACGGGGGCCGGCTCATCGGGGGGCTCACAGCTCAGCGCCAGCCCGTCGGGCGTGTAGATATCGCCGTCGTACTCGAGGCGCTCGCCGGATTGGACCTGCCGCACGATCTCGACCGCCTCGCGGATCCGACGGAGCGGCCGGTCGAACTCGAGCCCATGCCACTGCTCGGCCAGCGCCGGCGAGGATGCGCCGATCCGAAGTCTGTATCGGCCGCCGCTCAGTTCCTGCATCGTCACGGCGGTCTGGCCGATGAGCGACGGCGACCGCGAATACGGCGATATCACGTCGTTCGTGATGCC
This genomic window from Natronomonas salsuginis contains:
- a CDS encoding type II secretion system F family protein produces the protein MSVESAPRSRWMDVLADVCYPLTRRLFDDGSDFVGNLERKLAEARIAQTVELYLSKSLAIGLIAGGVLWLLGTLLGWLLVTLVITEPPVLLGLPFPEPYLSIVNSLKLPLLIVFSGLVFGSIGFGAGFGGMIAKPYLDADARKREINVLLSDSVSFMYALSVGGLNQLEILQSMARADDTYGEVAKEFQSIVLETEYFDTDYRTAVRNQAMQTPSDELSQFLTDMLSIINSGGDMERFLEDQKEKHMRTSKQEQEVVLETLELFGEMYMTLSLFPLLLIIILVIMSMLGEAQDTLLYGTVYGLIPLIGAGFLVLVSTVVADEVGDGYLRGDDDAPAEGSGGMFSLGLVEAYAGRYSVFDRIKSREGTYVTGKILKQPHLFFRDHPLAVLAITLPPSLVLVTVSVTAGAAPTSVQGMIDEPILGTFLWVYLPLYLNLIPLVAFHEWNVRSRRRVTNNLSDNLRKLSSANDTGMTILESLKIVADTSSGRLSNEFRMMYAKVNYGTSLRTALREFNNRYHIPRLARTVKLISKAQEASSQITQVLSTAAQASENQDDIERDRKSRTRMQMVIIIMTYVTLLGVMALLKVEFLDTMAALVDSTGGGGGGAPGVGGGFGGGLDIDELTMLFFHAVTIQGIISGVIAGYIREVSILASLKFVVVLPTLALVVFMFI
- a CDS encoding type II/IV secretion system ATPase subunit; this translates as MATNDSDEGADGNSLPETGEGPASESTEEGTSSTVSDDPDADAAAGIDQDVDEDTDENTDADSAAIDPDTDIQSHSDSDTEDDAEDDTDTEDEDDLLPPVTVGRYGWEAFKREYYYDEEGNPPEEGKPSEVVPFDPEPYLGFDPAETEPRLGSGATASELLAEIEDERTVRVDPDLDEDEFFSNADGTTTVVTRYDLEKAVPSEKKGHFREVDRYWVHKPYAFVVIFHSEKENEKKYYLVDPYLTDIESELREFLVGKLKTAIKYSDDDVVVQGDSDARAEVIETETHTLLERYGLYAEEARPDSGGLLDSARDLVGFGCEEEDAEDGPQELQGISVRPEPALMEEDSPTLTEHQIEKLSYYLKRDFVGFERIDGIKHDINVEDISCDGYNSPVFVYHSEYEQIISNVYHGEDELDEFVVKLAQRSGKGISKRSPQVDATLPDGSRAQLTLGREVSDHGTNYTIRQFKDVPFTPIDLINWNTFSLDEMAFLWLCIENQKSVVFAGGTASGKTTSLNAVSLFIPSKAKIVSIEDTREVELPQRNWIASVTRPSFSDDDKGDVDEFDLLEAALRQRPEYIVMGEIRGDEGRTLFQVMSTGHTTLTTFHADSVGEVIKRFTTEPINVSKTMFTALDLVSIQTQTRVQDNKVRRNKSLTEINHYDPENDEINVQDVYQWQAETDEYLKMGQSNTLDGIAFDRGWRYDRLESELLVREIVLAYLIHEGLNTYTQVAATLQAFLNDPETILTLIATDDLERSLEDLREMESVEIDIDPDKEAMVPRPDASEEMLEETKRILERADPVLEEYRGPEPGVDIVDALDIDAVDDIEVGGFGDDRSESADDGFESGAESDLRTEFDLDSGFGAESDVDAGSDTTSNPGSPFGAGSESADGSDIPNLDDLRSGGDDDTDP
- a CDS encoding pyridoxal phosphate-dependent aminotransferase, whose protein sequence is MSLTPSERVVDVPPSGIRRFFELAEEMDDVISLGVGEPDFSTPWSAREAAITSLERGQTSYTANRGKRELREEIASDVRRWNLEYDPDTEILVTAGASEAIDLAFRALVDPGDTVAVAQPSYVSYVPGVTFSGGEVLDVPTRVEDEFKLTPEVLSAAGAEVADLLVYCYPNNPTGATMNREELAAVADFCLEHDVAVLADEIYADLTYEGDHVSIAEFDGMRERTVVFNGFSKSHAMTGLRLGYALGPEHAIAAMNRVHQYTMLSAPTTAQHAGIEALRNCREDVVDMRTQYDRRRRFVLSRFSEMGIDCFEATGAFYVFPECPGDDAEQFAEDLLEAESVAMVPGNAFGVGADGHLRASYATGLSDLKEAMDRLERFVS
- a CDS encoding Lrp/AsnC family transcriptional regulator, translated to MEHADELLELLCENARYETSDLARLTDLSEATVEETIAELEADGIIQGYTAVVDWDAVSDDRVQAHVELNVTLDRETSYRDVAERVAGFREVQGLRLVSGDYDFALEVEGENMREVSRFISDKVAPLPEITQTVTHYIMETYKQSGHRFDDGDDDDRLSVTP
- a CDS encoding MFS transporter; this encodes MTRRPVQFVIGLVAGSHVVNHAYMLLFAPAFPLLRAEFGVSLAAVGLSLGVVNMAVTAGQLPLGYVSDTYSHTAVLVGSLVVGTVGCVLAAIAPTYEWLIASAVVIGLGVSGHHPAHYPLIAAATTDEYRSRAYSIHGFAGALGLALPFAVVSAAVAIGLGWRAAVAAVAALGLVYTLLTVLAVRRIPRSISHAGADARAADETGSSDEETLSGRLGSYGRTLVSSPLVLLLTALWFVNSVSIWGIRTYAATLLDLGYGLSAGAANTVVTAMLVIGAVVLLGGGYLADRVGPMAMLFVGYSALVALTTVVGIGRLPMLAAVAAVSLLAATVDLSRPARATLTDMASQRTDVGKNFALITLGISAGGVVAPPVFGYVIETVGVGAAFVAIAAVAASALGLSVPIARLRSA
- a CDS encoding MBL fold metallo-hydrolase, encoding MPTVRNIARGVHSFTSNAFLVEGDRTVLVDAGSNFDAVDRIGDAVDALDAIVLTHTHPDHIGNVESVVDAFEVAVWGFDPDRDLVDHAIADGDAVAIGDDRYDVLHTPGHKNDHVCLHSPAAGTLFAGDLVFANGGFGRTDLPEGDHTKLIESIEYLLSAVDGSLSTMYVGHGPTVDADPIHHVELALQAARMSN
- a CDS encoding TIGR04024 family LLM class F420-dependent oxidoreductase — its product is MSSQTSRDVVLPFGQYDDVSGPVELAQYAEDLDYGFVTTGETTGWNVPMILGAIARETDEIGITNDVISPYSRSPSLIGQTAVTMQELSGGRYRLRIGASSPALAEQWHGLEFDRPLRRIREAVEIVRQVQSGERLEYDGDIYTPDGLALSCEPPDEPAPVDVAALGPKSTEMAGRFADGWVPQLIPYDGFIDRLDDLERGAELGDRSVDDIRVAYTIRCCALDDGETARDYARSQVAFMIALYGPFYRQAIADAGWEDVAETVRETWLDGDKAEAIAAVPDELLDQVAAAGTPERANELIERFEAIDAVDAVQIGFFDGMDEDERRRTLDALAP